One region of Chloroflexota bacterium genomic DNA includes:
- a CDS encoding DUF5615 family PIN-like protein — protein sequence MNFVADESVDCQIVDRLRRDGHLVHYVAEMEPGVSDDAVLDLANQKSAPLLTADKDFGELIFRQHRLTSGIVLIRLAGLSPTQKAEVVALAINQHVAELPGTFAVITPSVFRIRRPKAQ from the coding sequence ATGAACTTCGTAGCCGACGAGAGTGTGGACTGTCAGATCGTAGATCGCCTTCGACGGGATGGCCATCTTGTACATTACGTGGCCGAAATGGAGCCCGGGGTCTCCGATGATGCGGTACTTGATCTGGCAAATCAGAAGAGTGCTCCACTCCTGACAGCAGATAAGGACTTTGGCGAACTGATATTTCGCCAACACCGTCTCACATCTGGTATTGTACTTATCCGGCTTGCCGGCCTATCACCGACGCAGAAGGCAGAAGTAGTCGCTTTGGCTATCAACCAGCACGTAGCGGAACTACCAGGGACATTTGCCGTGATTACGCCAAGCGTCTTTCGCATCCGCCGGCCGAAAGCCCAGTAG
- the gltA gene encoding NADPH-dependent glutamate synthase: MPKEIAPRNEMPRQDPRVRRRNFNEVALGYDLETALAEAERCLQCKKPQCIAGCPVQVRIPEFILALREKDMWRAVEVLKDKNSLPAICGRVCPQETQCEIQCVLGKKHEPVAIGRLERFVADWEREQGMRTPPLAPPTGKHVAVIGAGPAGLTAAGDLAKMGHKVTIFEALHAPGGVLIYGIPEFRLPKDVVRAEVEYVQSLGVEIRLNTVVGKLYTIDEMLKDGFDAVFLGTGAGLPMFMNIPGENYNGVYSANEFLTRTNLMKAYLFPEYDTPINVGRKVAVVGAGNVAMDSARCALRLGADEVHIVYRRSRAEMPARAEEVANAEEEGIIFDFLTNPVEIHGTDKGWVCGMRCIRMELGEPDASGRRRPVPVPGSEFDMEVDTVIMALGTQPNPLVFSNTPWLERTKHGTVVANEENGRTKMERVWAGGDIVTGAATVISAMGAGKRAAADIDAYLKDPNGPWWVGPE; this comes from the coding sequence ATGCCGAAAGAAATCGCACCGCGCAATGAGATGCCCCGCCAAGATCCGCGGGTGCGCCGCCGCAACTTCAACGAGGTGGCCCTGGGCTACGACTTGGAAACGGCACTGGCAGAGGCAGAACGCTGCCTGCAATGTAAGAAACCCCAATGCATCGCCGGTTGCCCAGTCCAGGTGCGCATCCCCGAGTTCATCCTGGCCCTGCGCGAAAAGGATATGTGGCGCGCGGTGGAGGTACTGAAGGACAAGAACAGTCTCCCCGCCATCTGCGGGCGCGTCTGTCCCCAGGAGACACAATGCGAGATCCAATGTGTCTTGGGCAAGAAACACGAGCCGGTAGCCATCGGGCGATTGGAGCGTTTCGTGGCCGACTGGGAGCGCGAGCAAGGGATGAGAACACCGCCGCTGGCACCGCCCACAGGCAAACACGTGGCCGTCATCGGCGCGGGGCCGGCCGGATTGACTGCCGCCGGCGACCTGGCCAAGATGGGCCACAAAGTTACCATCTTCGAGGCCCTCCACGCCCCGGGCGGAGTGCTCATCTACGGCATCCCCGAATTCCGTCTGCCCAAGGACGTGGTCCGCGCCGAAGTGGAGTACGTCCAGAGCCTGGGCGTGGAGATCCGCCTGAACACCGTGGTCGGCAAACTGTACACCATTGACGAGATGCTCAAGGACGGCTTCGATGCCGTCTTCCTGGGCACGGGCGCCGGGCTGCCCATGTTCATGAACATCCCCGGCGAGAACTACAACGGGGTCTATTCCGCCAACGAGTTTCTCACCCGCACCAATTTGATGAAAGCATACCTGTTCCCCGAGTATGACACGCCGATCAATGTGGGCCGCAAAGTGGCCGTGGTGGGGGCGGGCAACGTGGCCATGGACTCAGCGCGCTGTGCCCTGCGCTTGGGAGCCGACGAGGTGCACATCGTGTACCGTCGCTCGCGGGCGGAGATGCCGGCCCGGGCCGAGGAGGTGGCGAACGCCGAGGAGGAGGGCATTATCTTCGACTTCCTCACCAACCCGGTGGAGATCCACGGCACCGATAAGGGTTGGGTCTGCGGGATGCGCTGCATCCGCATGGAACTGGGCGAACCCGATGCCAGTGGTCGGCGGCGTCCGGTGCCGGTGCCGGGCTCGGAGTTCGATATGGAAGTGGATACGGTGATCATGGCCCTGGGTACGCAACCCAACCCGCTGGTGTTCAGCAACACGCCCTGGCTGGAGCGAACGAAGCACGGCACAGTGGTGGCCAACGAAGAAAACGGGCGCACGAAGATGGAGCGGGTGTGGGCCGGCGGCGACATCGTAACCGGCGCGGCCACAGTGATCAGCGCTATGGGCGCGGGCAAACGGGCCGCAGCCGATATAGACGCCTACCTGAAGGACCCCAACGGGCCTTGGTGGGTGGGGCCCGAATAG
- a CDS encoding sulfide/dihydroorotate dehydrogenase-like FAD/NAD-binding protein, translated as MYRITAREDLAPVTKLFVVEAPEVARKCKSGQFVIVRVSEHGERVPLTIADYDRQRGELTIVFQVVGKTTAELSTLGVGDSLASLTGPLGLPTEIEKYGTVVMVGGGVGIAPIFPIARDLKEAGNYVIGIIGARTRELLFWEDRMRTVTDELIVCTDDGSYARKALVTEPLKELCQSGRTIHRVWGIGPAIMMKFVSLTTKPFGIQTIVSLNSIMVDGTGMCGACRVVVGGRTRFCCVHGPEFDGHEVDWDLLMARQRIYLDKEKLALERYQQLCEAHRETVH; from the coding sequence GTGTATCGAATCACTGCCAGGGAGGACCTGGCCCCCGTCACCAAATTATTCGTAGTGGAAGCACCTGAGGTAGCACGCAAATGCAAGTCCGGCCAGTTCGTGATCGTTCGGGTCAGTGAGCACGGCGAGCGCGTGCCCCTCACCATCGCCGACTACGACCGCCAGCGCGGCGAACTCACCATCGTCTTCCAGGTAGTCGGCAAGACCACCGCCGAGTTGAGCACCCTGGGCGTTGGCGACAGCCTGGCCAGTCTCACCGGCCCCTTGGGCTTGCCCACCGAGATCGAGAAATACGGCACTGTGGTGATGGTCGGCGGCGGGGTGGGCATCGCCCCCATTTTCCCCATCGCCCGCGATTTGAAAGAGGCCGGCAATTACGTCATCGGCATCATCGGGGCGCGGACCAGGGAACTGCTCTTCTGGGAGGACCGGATGCGCACCGTTACCGATGAACTCATCGTCTGCACCGACGATGGTTCCTACGCCCGTAAGGCCCTGGTGACCGAGCCGCTCAAGGAACTGTGCCAGAGTGGGAGGACCATTCATCGCGTGTGGGGCATCGGCCCAGCCATTATGATGAAGTTCGTCTCGTTGACCACCAAGCCTTTCGGCATCCAGACCATCGTCAGTCTGAACTCCATTATGGTGGACGGCACCGGTATGTGTGGGGCCTGCCGGGTGGTGGTCGGCGGGCGGACGCGCTTCTGTTGCGTGCACGGCCCGGAGTTCGATGGCCACGAGGTGGATTGGGACCTGCTGATGGCCCGCCAGCGCATCTACCTGGACAAGGAGAAACTGGCCCTGGAACGCTATCAACAGTTATGTGAAGCCCACCGCGAGACGGTACATTAG
- a CDS encoding DUF433 domain-containing protein: MQKQWIVSNPNVMMGKPVIAGTRITVELILEKLAAGETIEQILEAHPRLTREAIQAALAFASEALRADVVYPIGETAK, encoded by the coding sequence ATGCAAAAGCAATGGATCGTATCGAACCCGAACGTGATGATGGGGAAACCTGTCATTGCAGGAACGCGCATCACCGTCGAACTCATCTTAGAAAAACTGGCCGCTGGGGAAACCATCGAGCAGATTCTTGAGGCTCATCCCCGGTTAACTCGCGAGGCCATTCAGGCTGCATTAGCGTTCGCCTCTGAGGCATTGAGAGCGGACGTGGTCTATCCAATTGGTGAAACTGCTAAATGA